In one window of Rhodopseudomonas palustris HaA2 DNA:
- a CDS encoding caspase family protein, whose amino-acid sequence MKIRIALLVLLTLLTAPATRSNAADDRGGRVALVIGNAKYPDSEKPLKQPVNDARELADELKRDGFDVDVGENLGGDAMRRAFDRLYNRVKPGSVALVFFSGFGIQSGRQSYMIPVDAQIWTEPDVRRDGIGLETVLGELNSRGATVKIALIDASRRNPFERRFRSFSAGLAPIIAPGGSLVMYSAALSSVVSDNGGDRSLFVSELLKEIRVPGLGAEEALNRTRVGVTRASRSEQVPWISSSLAEDFAFVPAAATAASDSAPKPAATAAPATSPIVDRTPPEAPAAPKPVEAKPAEIKPAETKPAPTPPVAAAEPKPAPLPAAAPDKPAELAKQIELPKPIDVPKELPKELSKELGTKVEPADPKQNDDKIRLALRDDPTVQSLNKRIDDNPADANALYRRGQVYASKGAYWSAIKDFDEALRLNPRDVEAYNNRCWVRTVVDELTAALKDCNEALRLRPNFVDALDSRGLLNLKNGQNKNAIADFDAALKINPRLTSSLYGRGLARQRAGMKSEGEIDITTAKGMDPNIVKEFDSYGVR is encoded by the coding sequence ATGAAGATCCGCATCGCGTTGCTCGTCCTCCTCACGCTGCTGACGGCGCCGGCGACCCGATCGAATGCCGCGGACGATCGCGGCGGGCGCGTCGCGCTGGTGATCGGCAACGCCAAATATCCCGACTCCGAGAAGCCGCTCAAACAGCCGGTCAACGATGCGCGCGAACTGGCCGACGAGTTGAAGCGCGACGGCTTCGACGTCGATGTCGGCGAGAATCTCGGCGGCGATGCGATGCGGCGCGCCTTCGACCGGCTGTACAATCGCGTCAAGCCGGGTTCGGTCGCGCTGGTGTTCTTCAGCGGCTTCGGCATCCAGTCCGGACGGCAGAGCTACATGATCCCGGTCGACGCCCAGATCTGGACCGAGCCGGACGTCCGCCGCGACGGCATCGGCCTCGAGACCGTGCTCGGCGAGCTCAACAGCCGCGGCGCCACCGTCAAGATCGCGCTGATCGACGCGTCGCGCCGCAATCCGTTCGAACGCCGGTTCCGCAGCTTCTCGGCCGGCCTCGCCCCGATCATCGCGCCCGGCGGTTCGCTGGTGATGTACTCCGCCGCACTGAGTTCAGTCGTGAGTGACAATGGCGGCGATCGCAGCCTGTTCGTCAGCGAACTGCTCAAGGAAATCCGCGTGCCGGGGCTCGGCGCCGAGGAAGCGCTCAACCGCACCCGCGTCGGCGTCACCCGGGCGTCGCGCAGCGAACAGGTGCCGTGGATCTCGTCGTCCCTGGCGGAGGATTTCGCCTTCGTGCCCGCGGCCGCCACGGCCGCGAGCGACAGCGCGCCGAAGCCCGCCGCGACCGCCGCGCCCGCGACCAGCCCGATCGTCGATCGCACCCCGCCGGAGGCGCCGGCCGCCCCCAAGCCGGTCGAGGCCAAACCCGCCGAAATCAAGCCTGCCGAAACCAAGCCGGCCCCGACGCCACCCGTCGCAGCCGCGGAGCCCAAGCCCGCGCCGCTACCGGCCGCCGCGCCCGACAAGCCGGCCGAACTCGCCAAGCAGATCGAGCTGCCGAAGCCGATCGACGTGCCGAAGGAACTGCCCAAGGAGCTGTCGAAGGAGCTCGGCACCAAGGTCGAGCCCGCCGATCCCAAGCAGAACGACGACAAGATCAGGCTGGCGCTGCGCGACGACCCGACGGTGCAGAGCCTGAACAAGCGGATCGACGACAATCCGGCGGACGCCAACGCGCTGTATCGCCGCGGCCAGGTCTATGCCAGCAAGGGCGCCTATTGGTCGGCGATCAAGGATTTCGACGAGGCGCTCCGGCTCAACCCGCGCGACGTCGAGGCCTACAACAATCGCTGCTGGGTGCGCACTGTCGTCGATGAACTGACCGCAGCGCTCAAGGACTGCAACGAGGCGCTGCGGCTGCGTCCGAATTTCGTCGACGCGCTGGACAGTCGCGGCCTGCTCAACCTCAAGAACGGCCAGAACAAGAACGCGATCGCCGATTTCGACGCGGCGCTCAAGATCAATCCGCGGTTGACGTCGTCGCTGTATGGCCGCGGCCTCGCCCGGCAGCGCGCCGGGATGAAATCCGAAGGCGAGATCGATATCACCACCGCCAAGGGGATGGACCCCAACATCGTGAAGGAGTTCGACAGCTACGGGGTGCGCTGA